Proteins from one Fragaria vesca subsp. vesca linkage group LG6, FraVesHawaii_1.0, whole genome shotgun sequence genomic window:
- the LOC101297862 gene encoding mitochondrial uncoupling protein 1-like translates to MVADNSRKPKISFAATYASSAFSACFAELCTIPFDTAKVRLQLQRVAVVGGDVMALPKYRGMVGTVATVAREEGLFSLWRGIAAGLHRQCVYGGLRISLYEPIKTLYVGNDFVGDVPLYKKIAAGLTTGAFAITIANPTDLVKVRLQSEGRLPPGVPRRYSGALNAYSTIVRKEGVKALWTGYGANVTRNSVVNAAELASYDQVKQTLLKIPGFKDNVGTHLLSGLGAGFFAVCIGSPVDVIKSRMMGNSGAYRNTIDCFVKTLTNEGPMAFYKGFFAYYSRLGSWNVIMFLTFEQAKKFMRGLESK, encoded by the exons ATGGTGGCCGATAACAGCAGGAAACCCAAAATTTCCTTCGCCGCTACTTATGCCAGCAGCGCCTTCTCCGCTTGTTTTGCTGAG CTTTGTACTATACCGTTCGACACCGCTAAAGTCAGGCTTCAGCTCCAAAGGGTTGCGGTTGTGGGTGGTGATGTAATGGCCTTACCTAAATACAGGGGCATGGTGGGCACTGTTGCTACTGTGGCTCGGGAAGAAGGTCTATTTTCACTATGGAGAGGAATTGCAGCCGGGTTGCATCGCCAGTGCGTGTATGGCGGTTTGCGAATTTCGTTGTATGAACCT ATTAAGACCTTATATGTGGGGAATGACTTCGTTGGAGATGTTCCTTTATACAAGAAAATTGCAGCTGGCCTCACAACAG GTGCTTTCGCGATCACAATTGCAAATCCAACTGATCTTGTAAAAGTTAGACTTCAATCCGAGGGAAGATTACCACCAGGCGTTCCAAGGCGATATTCCGGCGCACTGAACGCGTATTCCACCATCGTGAGAAAG GAGGGAGTTAAGGCTCTCTGGACTGGATATGGAGCTAACGTTACACGTAACTCTGTCGTTAATGCTGCTGAACTAGCCAGTTATGATCAAGTGAAGCAG ACACTTCTGAAAATTCCCGGATTTAAGGACAATGTTGGCACTCATCTTCTCTCTGGTCTGGGGGCAGGTTTCTTTGCCGTCTGCATCGGCTCACCAGTTGATGTG ATTAAGTCAAGAATGATGGGTAATTCTGGTGCTTACAGAAACACGATTGATTGCTTCGTTAAAACTTTGACGAACGAA GGACCTATGGCCTTTTACAAGGGCTTCTTTGCATATTATAGTCGGCTAGGATCTTGGAATGTGATCATGTTTCTAACCTTTGAGCAG GCTAAGAAGTTCATGAGAGGTTTAGAATCAAAATGA